The Methanoregula boonei 6A8 genome has a window encoding:
- a CDS encoding protein-L-isoaspartate(D-aspartate) O-methyltransferase yields MTTPYPRSDERRRMVDLQIAGRGIRDPRVLAAMAEVPRHLFIPPPYDRDAYADTPLPIGNDQTISQPYIVALMTELLHPCPEDRVLEIGAGSGYQAAILARLAAKVVTIERLGAVAAQARANLAAVGAENVEVIEGDGTFGYPLSAPYDGILVTAASPEIPQPLTEQLADKGRLVVPVGGRAMQDIVVLERDGSRYREERIEGVRFVPLIGKYGWEN; encoded by the coding sequence ATGACAACCCCATACCCCCGATCGGATGAACGCCGCAGGATGGTGGATCTCCAGATCGCAGGCCGGGGGATCCGGGACCCCCGTGTGCTTGCAGCAATGGCAGAGGTGCCCCGCCATCTCTTTATCCCGCCGCCATACGATCGCGACGCGTACGCAGATACCCCCCTACCCATAGGAAACGACCAGACGATATCCCAGCCCTATATCGTGGCGCTCATGACCGAACTGCTCCACCCGTGTCCGGAGGACCGGGTGCTGGAGATCGGGGCGGGGAGCGGGTACCAGGCAGCTATCCTCGCACGGCTCGCGGCAAAGGTCGTCACCATCGAGCGCCTCGGTGCGGTGGCAGCACAGGCCCGTGCCAACCTTGCGGCAGTCGGTGCAGAGAACGTGGAGGTTATAGAAGGGGACGGGACGTTCGGTTACCCGCTATCGGCCCCGTACGACGGGATCCTGGTAACGGCCGCAAGTCCGGAGATCCCGCAGCCGCTCACCGAGCAGCTCGCGGATAAAGGACGGCTGGTTGTCCCGGTGGGTGGCAGAGCGATGCAGGATATCGTAGTTCTCGAACGCGACGGCAGCCGGTACCGGGAAGAGCGGATTGAAGGCGTCCGGTTCGTGCCGCTCATCGGGAAGTACGGCTGGGAGAATTAA
- a CDS encoding SufD family Fe-S cluster assembly protein — MSAQLNAPGIAKDDQERIVQSGIDFDLENRCGSYLQVDQNIVESECRQEGIEVLSFKKAMEKHAWLKDFLWKAVSKDKDEITQYVAEQPDPKGYVIIAHKGSKNILPIQACLYLGRETIQHVHNIIIAEEGAELHMISGCASSGNIGEGAKHYGVSEFYIKKDAKISFTMIHTWNENVEVFPRSASIVEENGVFLSNYVCMQPVKKVQMYPTATLKGENSVARFSTITVASPLSYIDVGSRAILEGKGASAELITRAITKGGTIISRGQIIGKTAGTRGHLECKGLILKNGTIYAIPEIDGRVVGTELSHEAAVGKLAQDEIEYLMSRGLSEDEATATIIRGFLDVKIAGLPETLQKQIDATIDVAEKAGF; from the coding sequence ATGTCGGCGCAGCTGAACGCACCGGGAATCGCAAAGGACGACCAGGAACGGATCGTCCAGTCGGGGATCGATTTTGACCTTGAGAACCGGTGCGGCAGCTACCTCCAGGTGGATCAGAACATCGTAGAGTCCGAGTGCCGGCAGGAGGGGATTGAAGTCCTCTCGTTTAAAAAAGCGATGGAAAAGCACGCCTGGCTTAAGGATTTCCTCTGGAAGGCGGTCTCAAAGGACAAGGACGAGATCACACAGTATGTGGCGGAACAGCCTGACCCCAAGGGCTACGTGATTATCGCCCACAAAGGGTCAAAGAACATCCTCCCGATCCAGGCCTGCCTGTACCTCGGCCGCGAGACCATCCAGCATGTGCATAACATCATTATCGCCGAAGAGGGCGCCGAACTCCATATGATTTCGGGCTGTGCAAGCAGCGGCAACATCGGGGAAGGGGCAAAACATTACGGGGTGTCCGAGTTCTACATCAAAAAAGATGCGAAGATTAGTTTTACCATGATCCACACTTGGAACGAGAACGTGGAGGTCTTCCCGCGCAGCGCGTCCATCGTGGAGGAGAACGGTGTCTTCCTTTCAAACTATGTCTGCATGCAGCCGGTCAAAAAAGTCCAGATGTACCCCACCGCAACCCTGAAAGGCGAAAACTCGGTGGCCCGGTTCTCCACGATCACGGTCGCCTCTCCCCTATCGTACATCGATGTCGGTTCGCGGGCGATTCTCGAAGGAAAGGGTGCAAGTGCGGAGCTGATCACCCGTGCAATCACCAAAGGCGGGACCATTATATCACGGGGCCAGATCATCGGAAAGACCGCAGGCACCCGGGGACACCTTGAATGCAAGGGGCTGATCCTTAAGAACGGCACCATCTACGCAATCCCCGAGATCGATGGGCGCGTGGTCGGCACCGAACTCTCGCACGAGGCAGCGGTAGGGAAGCTTGCGCAGGATGAGATCGAGTACCTGATGTCACGGGGGCTTTCCGAGGACGAGGCGACGGCAACAATCATCCGGGGGTTCCTTGACGTTAAGATCGCCGGTCTTCCCGAGACGCTCCAGAAGCAGATCGATGCCACGATCGATGTGGCGGAAAAAGCAGGATTTTAG